One genomic region from Phytoactinopolyspora mesophila encodes:
- a CDS encoding ABATE domain-containing protein, protein MDFTFVSGNPALDLAGTVGSRRDGPVDLLAVPSDLERWVAECPGLPGSVAVDAAAFEGALSLREAIYQLALDRMNGRRLDSGSLDIVNQAAARPPLVVALGDAGIRVSGDLAAVLSHLARSGIAMLGDPQACLKECGRAGCTRVYLDRSRGARRTWCGMDECGNRVKAAAYRARMRAATNTR, encoded by the coding sequence GTGGACTTCACTTTTGTGAGTGGCAACCCAGCCCTCGATCTGGCCGGCACCGTCGGGTCTCGTCGGGATGGCCCCGTGGACCTTCTGGCCGTGCCCTCCGACCTCGAGCGGTGGGTGGCCGAATGTCCGGGGCTCCCCGGCAGCGTTGCGGTAGACGCCGCGGCCTTCGAGGGTGCGCTGTCGTTGCGGGAAGCGATCTACCAACTCGCTCTCGACCGCATGAACGGTCGGCGCCTCGATTCCGGCAGCCTCGACATCGTCAATCAAGCCGCGGCCCGGCCGCCGCTCGTGGTCGCCCTCGGTGATGCCGGGATTCGTGTGTCGGGTGACCTCGCCGCGGTACTTTCCCACCTGGCGAGAAGTGGTATCGCGATGCTCGGCGACCCCCAGGCATGCCTCAAGGAATGTGGCCGGGCGGGCTGCACCCGGGTCTATCTGGACCGCTCGCGCGGCGCGCGGAGAACGTGGTGCGGAATGGACGAGTGCGGCAACCGCGTCAAGGCGGCGGCGTACCGGGCCCGAATGCGAGCCGCCACCAATACGCGCTGA